In Thunnus thynnus chromosome 11, fThuThy2.1, whole genome shotgun sequence, the following proteins share a genomic window:
- the slc15a2 gene encoding solute carrier family 15 member 2 → MTKTLCRTNYPISICFIVVNEFCERFSYYGMRAVLTLYFLAYLHWDKDLSTAVFHAFSSLCYFTPILGAIIADSWLGKFKTIIHLSILYVIGHVVKSVGAIPMVGDKNMHIALSMIGLTLIAIGTGGIKPCVAAFGGDQFDEEHVNERQKFFSIFYMSINAGSFLSTVITPILRSDVQCFGSDCYALAFGVPAALMVVSLFVFIVGSGLYKMSPPQGNILLEVCNCIGFAIKNRLRRSKQDPKREHWLDWAEEKYSKRLIQEIKMVLRVLVLYIPLPMFWALFDQQGSRWTLQATGMDMAFGDSFVIKPDQMQMLNALLILVFVPIFDLIIYPLVALCRINVTPLRKMNVGMILAAVAFALAALVDVNVIKTVVDPAPAEKCLLQVFNLADGNVSLQFPDNNNNLFPQPIQHLQDPPEYVTLPLEASSKELQIQVSQNGNISECNQTFDQEEAYSLILYPNTTGIQCKLVHDNIKKSEDGNPLLRFLNTQLETVNLTVGDVSFHVPPGYSMTLNKTVPWGTFSDVSCSTKSKKCSVLDLGLLDFGASYTVILMEESGKIVAYKMEDVKANDVHIAWQIPQYILITAAEVMFSITGLEFSYSQAPANMKSVLQAGWLFTVAIGNLIVLVVAEGAGLEQWKEFALFAVLLFGVCIIFGIMSCLYTYVDPELLDKINLEDLGKEEDDDDNMKEKTNDMHLKKTGKSTRL, encoded by the exons ACACTATGCAGGACCAATTACCCAATCAGCATCTGCTTCATAGTGGTGAATGAGTTCTGCGAACGCTTCTCCTACTATGGCATGAGAG cgGTGTTGACGCTGTACTTCCTCGCCTATCTGCACTGGGACAAGGACCTTTCCACCGCTGTCTTCCACGCCTTCAGCAGCCTCTGCTACTTCACACCCATACTGGGAGCTATCATCGCTGACTCTTGGCTTGGAAAATTCAA GACCATTATCCACCTCTCCATTCTCTATGTCATCGGCCATGTGGTCAAGTCGGTTGGAGCCATTCCCATGGTGGGAGACAAGAATATGCACAT cgCTCTGTCTATGATAGGTTTGACACTCATAGCTATCGGCACTGGAGGAATCAAACCCTGCGTGGCGGCATTTGGAGGAGACCAGTTTGACGAAGAGCAT GTCAATGAGAGGCAGAAATTCTTCTCCATTTTCTACATGTCAATCAACGCTGGGAGCTTCTTGTCTACTGTGATTACACCCATACTGAGAA GtgatgtgcagtgttttggtagTGACTGCTACGCTCTGGCCTTCGGGGTTCCTGCAGCTCTGATGGTCGTGTCTTTAT TTGTATTCATTGTTGGCAGTGGGCTATATAAAATGAGTCCTCCTCAGGGAAACATCTTATTGGAGGTCTGCAATTGTATTGGG TTTGCCATCAAAAATCGCTTGAGGAGATCGAAGCAAGACCCTAAGAGGGAGCACTGGTTGGACTGGGCTGAAGAGAAGTACTCG AAGCGTCTGATTCAGGAGATTAAAATGGTTCTACGGGTTTTGGTGCTCTACATCCCCCTGCCAATGTTCTGGGCTCTGTTCGATCAGCAG GGTTCCCGCTGGACACTCCAAGCCACCGGGATGGACATGGCTTTT GGAGACTCTTTCGTCATTAAGCCTGACCAAATGCAG ATGTTGAACGCGCTGCTGATTCTTGTCTTTGTGCCCATCTTTGACCTCATCATATATCCACTCGTTGCCCTCTGCAGAATCAATGTCAC TCCTCTTAGGAAAATGAACGTAGGGATGATTCTTGCAGCAGTGGCCTTCGCACTAGCTGCGCTGGTGGATGTGAACGTCATA AAAACAGTGGTGGATCCTGCACCTGCAGAGAAGTGTCTCCTGCAGGTATTCAACCTGGCAGATGGTAACGTCAGTCTGCAATTCcccgacaacaacaacaacctgttCCCACAGCCGATCCAACACCTTCAG GACCCTCCTGAATATGTGACACTTCCGCTGGAGGCGTCCAGCAAGGAACTGCAGATTCAAGTCAGCCAGAACGGAAACATCTCTGAGTGTAACCAGACGTTTGACCAAGAGGAGGCCTACAGTCTCATCTTATACCCCAACACTACTGGAATTCAGTGCAAACTT GTGCACgacaacataaagaaaagtgAAGATGGGAATCCTCTTCTGAG GTTCCTCAACACACAGCTGGAGACAGTAAACCTAACTGTTGGAGATGTGTCTTTCCACGTGCCCCCCGGTTACAGCATGACGCTTAACAAGACTGTGCCATGGGGAAC TTTCTCAGAtgtcagctgcagcacaaagtCAAAGAAGTGCTCTGTTCTTGATCTGGGCCTGCTGGACTTTGGAGCTTCCTACACTGTCATACTCATGGAG gaATCGGGTAAAATTGTGGCTTACAAGATGGAGGATGTGAAAGCCAACGATGTACATATTGCCTGGCAGATCCCTCAGTACATCCTGATAACTGCGGCAGAGGTCATGTTCTCCATTACAGGCCTGGAGTTCTCCTACTCACAG GCTCCAGCCAACATGAAGTCAGTCCTGCAGGCTGGCTGGCTGTTCACTGTTGCAATTGGGAACCTGATAGTGCTGGTTGTGGCAGAGGGGGCTGGACTGGAACAG TGGAAAGAGTTCGCCCTGTTTGCTGTCCTGCTGTTTGGTGTCTGCATCATCTTCGGCATCATGTCTTGTCTCTACACCTACGTTGACCCCGAGCTGCTGGACAAGATTAACCTGGAGGATTTAGGTAAGGAGGAAGATGACGATGACAACATGAAGGAAAAAACTAATGACATGCATTTGAAGAAAACGGGGAAGAGCACCAGATTGTAA